In Paenibacillus dendritiformis, the DNA window GAGTCCGTTCAAGGCCGGAAATACGGCGCAGAAGAAGATGCCGTACGCGAACCGGATGAACGAGAACCACCAGATGTTGTGGAACGGAATCTGGGCTAGCGTTCCAATGCCGCCGGCGAGCAGGCCAATCAGCAGGACGCGCTGGAATCCGACCCGGTCGGCCATCTTGCCCCAGCGCGGCGCGAAGATGATGCTCGCTACCCCGACGAGCGAGAAGACGAAGCCGGCCGCTAGCGAGGCGTTCTTGTCGGAGATGCCGAGCTCGACAATGTACAGCGGCAGCACCGGCTCGATCGTCATGACCGAGAACTGCGTGCAGAGCGACAGAACAAGCACGACGAGCAGCGGCTTATTGTGGGCCGCCAGGCTGAACGTGTGCACGATCGAGACGCGATCCTTGCTCGGCACGAACGATTCTTCCTTGACCCAGAAAATAATGAGCAGGGTTGCCAGGAAGCAGAGCACTCCCGCGCTGCCGAACGCAATCCGGTTGTCGAAGATTCTTGCCAGCACGCCGCCCAGCATCGGCCCCATGATGCTGCCTGTCGCCGTCGCCGTGGACATCATCGACAGCGCATAGCCGACCTTGCGCTCCGGCGTATTCGTGCCGACCAGCGCGATCGAACCCGGAATGAATCCCGACAGAAGCCCTTGCAGCAACCGTAGAATGAGCAGCTGAACGGGACTGGTGACGAAGGCGGTCAGCAGATAGATGACGCAGAGCGCCAGCCCGGCCCGGATAATCATCGGCTTCCGCCCGTATTTGTCCCCGACGGCTCCCCAGAACGGAGAAGCGATCGCTCCGGCCAGGAAGGCGCTGCTGAACAGAATCCCGGACCACAGCTCCAGATGATCCTTGACGCCGATCTGAATCAGGAAGAGCGGCAGAAAAGGAACGACCATGGAGAAGCTGGAAGAGACAATGAATGCTCCGAACCACAGTATCCACAGATTTTTCTTCCATGTTTCCATTAGATCTTCACTCCCGATATTCCTTTTTCCACGTACATTTCGATTGGAGTGTCATTCTAACGGCACTCGATATGTCAGACCGAACACATTATCCGCTTCCTATTATACCGCAAGCAGTCAATCTTTTTCTTCCCCGGCGAGGCCGGCCGAACGGGAGCTTGCCTGCGCAGAGGTTGATGCATCAAGGGAAAGCGGCAGAAAAAATATTTTTTCGCCTACGTGGGCCGCGATCGGCGAGAGCGGAGAGGAAGCGCATGATTGTTCTGGGGAAATGCCCAGGAAGGGCAGGGAAGAGGCAGCGCGGGCAGCGGCTGCCC includes these proteins:
- a CDS encoding MFS transporter; translation: METWKKNLWILWFGAFIVSSSFSMVVPFLPLFLIQIGVKDHLELWSGILFSSAFLAGAIASPFWGAVGDKYGRKPMIIRAGLALCVIYLLTAFVTSPVQLLILRLLQGLLSGFIPGSIALVGTNTPERKVGYALSMMSTATATGSIMGPMLGGVLARIFDNRIAFGSAGVLCFLATLLIIFWVKEESFVPSKDRVSIVHTFSLAAHNKPLLVVLVLSLCTQFSVMTIEPVLPLYIVELGISDKNASLAAGFVFSLVGVASIIFAPRWGKMADRVGFQRVLLIGLLAGGIGTLAQIPFHNIWWFSFIRFAYGIFFCAVFPALNGLVVRATDSEFRGRAFSLNQTANQLGGMLGPLVGGAISGVFSIHAVFWVTGILLLSTMGLASWSQRNAKRSSASAEQGM